In the genome of Armatimonadota bacterium, one region contains:
- a CDS encoding exosortase/archaeosortase family protein yields the protein MSISDTSQPLPGITPADTVGEPVERRKFDAVGLLKDSTFQMVMLVLAATVFCFWPLLYQEVWKKWMDMEGYYAHGLLIPVCSAYLVWDKWDKLKQIVVKPQFWAAVLLIPILYSTYAASRSIMPSLLSGLLITTLLVGTLIVAGWKWLMALFAPVLFLFLGMPVWDKLIDTNTMHLQLWSYKIALKILQITGFEPYSSQDNVIFVPHFSQPLQIAVACSGLRTTIAISAAVVFFVLMTNLDHWYSAILEYQDGAKQAKSKAALVGDIAKRLIKKMRWIAIIALLAAALPLSILINGIRIAMIGMVANSAPEWSGENFKMMHDISGYVALGICFVALGWISKKLGYK from the coding sequence ATGTCAATCAGCGACACCAGCCAGCCACTCCCCGGGATCACCCCTGCCGATACGGTCGGCGAACCCGTCGAGCGCAGGAAGTTCGACGCGGTCGGGCTCCTGAAAGACAGCACGTTCCAGATGGTCATGCTCGTCCTAGCGGCGACCGTGTTCTGTTTCTGGCCCCTCTTGTACCAAGAGGTCTGGAAGAAATGGATGGACATGGAGGGCTACTACGCCCATGGCCTGTTGATCCCGGTCTGTTCCGCCTATCTCGTCTGGGACAAGTGGGACAAGCTGAAACAGATCGTCGTCAAACCTCAGTTTTGGGCGGCCGTCCTGCTGATCCCCATCCTGTACTCGACGTATGCGGCGTCCCGCTCGATCATGCCGTCGCTGCTTTCAGGCCTCCTGATCACGACGTTATTGGTCGGGACTTTGATCGTCGCAGGCTGGAAGTGGCTGATGGCCCTCTTCGCCCCGGTCTTGTTCCTCTTCCTCGGAATGCCCGTCTGGGACAAGCTGATCGACACGAACACGATGCACCTTCAGTTGTGGTCGTACAAGATCGCGTTGAAGATCCTTCAGATCACCGGGTTCGAACCGTACAGCAGCCAGGACAACGTCATCTTCGTCCCGCACTTCTCGCAACCGCTTCAGATCGCGGTCGCCTGTAGCGGACTTCGGACGACCATCGCGATTTCGGCCGCCGTCGTCTTTTTCGTCCTCATGACGAACCTCGACCACTGGTACTCGGCGATCCTGGAGTATCAAGACGGCGCGAAGCAGGCCAAGAGCAAGGCCGCACTCGTCGGCGACATCGCTAAGCGGCTCATCAAAAAGATGCGGTGGATCGCGATCATCGCGTTGCTCGCGGCCGCGCTGCCGCTCAGCATCCTCATCAACGGGATCCGAATCGCCATGATCGGCATGGTCGCGAACAGTGCGCCCGAATGGTCGGGCGAGAACTTCAAGATGATGCACGACATCAGCGGCTATGTCGCGCTCGGCATCTGTTTCGTCGCCCTTGGCTGGATCAGCAAGAAGCTGGGATACAAATGA
- a CDS encoding sugar transferase has translation MSLRTSEPVAIANERLHNLTPRVITYRKRKRILDIVGSTALLVLFFPLMLAISLAIKFTSKGPVFYKAPRVGLCGRIFPFYKFRSMRVDADKQLAELQDQNDREGPIFKKRDDPRITPVGKFIRKYSLDELPQLLNVFLGHMSLVGPRPPLPHEVEKYDDYMAERLSVRPGLTCYWQIMGRSDLTFEQWMELDHRYLNEMSLWVDLKILFMTPRAVLKGDGAY, from the coding sequence ATGTCGTTACGCACGTCAGAACCCGTAGCGATCGCTAACGAGCGGTTGCACAATCTGACGCCGCGCGTGATCACTTACCGGAAGAGGAAGCGGATCCTCGACATCGTCGGGTCGACCGCGCTCCTCGTACTGTTCTTTCCGTTGATGCTGGCGATCTCGCTGGCGATCAAGTTCACGAGCAAAGGGCCCGTGTTCTATAAGGCCCCCCGGGTCGGACTCTGCGGCCGGATCTTCCCGTTCTACAAGTTCCGCTCGATGAGGGTGGACGCGGACAAGCAATTGGCCGAGTTACAGGATCAGAACGACCGCGAAGGCCCGATCTTCAAGAAGCGGGACGACCCGCGGATCACACCCGTCGGCAAGTTCATCCGGAAGTACAGCCTGGACGAACTGCCCCAGCTCTTGAACGTCTTCCTCGGCCACATGAGCCTGGTCGGGCCCCGGCCTCCGTTGCCCCACGAGGTCGAGAAGTACGACGATTACATGGCCGAACGTTTGAGCGTCCGGCCCGGACTGACGTGCTATTGGCAGATCATGGGCCGCAGCGACCTGACGTTCGAGCAGTGGATGGAGCTCGACCACCGTTACTTGAACGAAATGAGCCTTTGGGTCGACCTCAAGATCCTCTTCATGACCCCTCGGGCCGTGCTCAAAGGGGACGGGGCCTATTGA
- a CDS encoding 3' terminal RNA ribose 2'-O-methyltransferase Hen1 — MLLVSTTHRPATDLGYLLHKNPANSHRVELTFGTALVVFPEATEEACTAALLLEIDPVALSRKPGDSRSAVLEPYVNDRPYVANSFLSVALGRVYGTAMAGNCKDRPGLAETAIPLVARLPVLPAGSDESVRRLFAPLGYEVECQSVPLDETFPEWGASRYFDVTLRGTVRTKDLLAHLCVLVPALDAKKHYYVDKAEVEKLLRKGDGWLKDHPHRLEIAERYLHRDRSLVRMALDRLGLDDGRPVDDDEPETAPAKPVSLHGQRHDAVLEALSRCDARTVLDLGCGEGRLLQKLLKVKGLDRIVGMDVSYRALEIAARRLRLESMTPKARERIDLLHGSLTYRDARLSGFDAAVVVEVVEHLDSARLAAFERCLFEFARPRAVILTTPNRDYNVLYEGMTPGAFRHPDHRFEWSRAEFSDWCASIGARFGYSVETAPVGEVDPQYGASSQLAVFRR, encoded by the coding sequence ATGCTCCTGGTCTCCACGACGCACCGGCCGGCGACAGACCTTGGATACTTACTCCACAAGAATCCGGCCAATTCCCACCGTGTCGAACTGACGTTCGGCACGGCGCTCGTCGTGTTCCCGGAAGCCACCGAAGAGGCCTGCACGGCCGCCCTCCTTCTCGAGATCGACCCGGTCGCCCTTTCAAGAAAGCCGGGCGACTCCCGGTCGGCCGTTCTCGAACCGTACGTCAACGACCGTCCGTACGTCGCCAACTCGTTCCTCAGCGTCGCCCTGGGCCGCGTCTATGGAACGGCGATGGCCGGAAACTGCAAAGACCGGCCGGGACTCGCCGAGACGGCGATCCCGCTCGTGGCCCGCTTGCCCGTCCTTCCCGCAGGGTCGGACGAATCCGTCCGACGGCTGTTCGCCCCCTTGGGATACGAGGTCGAATGCCAGAGTGTCCCTCTCGACGAGACCTTTCCCGAGTGGGGTGCGAGCCGGTATTTCGACGTGACTCTTCGCGGGACCGTCCGCACCAAGGACCTCTTGGCCCATCTGTGCGTCCTCGTCCCGGCCTTGGACGCCAAAAAGCACTACTACGTCGACAAGGCCGAAGTCGAAAAACTCCTGCGCAAAGGCGACGGCTGGTTGAAGGACCATCCTCACCGCTTAGAGATCGCGGAGCGGTATCTCCATCGCGACCGTTCTCTCGTCCGGATGGCGCTGGACCGGCTCGGGCTGGACGACGGACGGCCCGTCGACGACGATGAGCCGGAAACAGCACCGGCCAAGCCCGTGTCGCTGCACGGACAGCGGCACGATGCCGTCTTGGAAGCCTTGTCCCGGTGCGACGCTCGGACGGTCCTGGACTTGGGTTGTGGCGAAGGGCGGCTCTTGCAGAAGCTCCTTAAGGTCAAGGGCCTGGACCGGATCGTCGGCATGGACGTCTCCTACCGCGCCTTGGAGATCGCCGCCCGGCGGCTTCGTCTGGAGTCGATGACGCCTAAGGCCCGGGAGCGGATCGACCTCCTTCACGGATCGTTGACGTATCGTGACGCGCGGCTTTCTGGCTTCGACGCGGCCGTGGTCGTCGAGGTCGTCGAGCACCTCGACTCGGCCCGCCTTGCCGCGTTCGAACGGTGTCTGTTCGAGTTCGCGCGGCCGAGGGCCGTGATCCTCACGACGCCGAACCGGGACTACAACGTGCTGTACGAGGGGATGACGCCAGGGGCTTTCCGCCATCCGGACCACCGTTTCGAATGGAGCCGGGCGGAGTTCTCCGATTGGTGCGCTTCGATCGGAGCGCGGTTCGGATATTCCGTGGAAACGGCTCCCGTCGGTGAGGTCGACCCCCAATACGGGGCTTCAAGCCAGTTGGCGGTGTTCCGACGGTGA
- a CDS encoding polynucleotide kinase-phosphatase yields the protein MRIEVPALSLIVLVGASGSGKSTFARKHFKGTEIVSSDACRGVVDDDENSLEATNDAFELVHFIVAKRLKRGKLTVVDATNVQPDARAPLIELARRFHAVPVAIVIDTPEQVCHARNAERPDRQFGPHVVRNHVRQLKRSLGSLRRERFRYTTVLKPDDLDRVEVVRIPLWTDRREERGPFDVVGDVHGCFDELLALLTKLGYTVDPPAPVPRPMTSGRFYTVVPPEGRRAVFLGDLVDRGPDSPSVLRLAMDMVASGTALCVPGNHDEKLSKKLAGKDVQVRHGLEQTLEQLDGASDDALAELRTFLDGMVSHLVLDEGRIVVAHAGMREDMQGRASSAVRSFALYGETTGETDDFGLPVRFDWASEYRGKAKVVYGHTPVVEPEWLNRTINVDTGCVFGGRLTALRYPEGDTVSVAARETYSEPSRPIVATGGLSAQHELDDVLDVGDVTGKWIVSTGLAGNLTVWPEQSAAALEVMSRFAVNPKWLVYLPPTMSPCATSDRPGFLEYPLEAFSYFRSQGVGSVVCEEKHMGSRAVVVVCRDETVAMRRFGIEASGCGIVTTRTGRAFFDSPELNGRVIDRLRNALEVAGTWDVLGSDWAVLDCELMPWSAKAKDLLVRQYAPTGAAALAASRAARDVLQAASGRGVSGLDADQQAWEGRAQAAEKFIDAYRRYCWPVSSIDDYRLAPFHILASEGVVHTDKPHVWHMETSAAFCAHDPLFVATRYRTVDLGSEQDVKDTCQWWEDLVARGGEGMVVKPSDFLVRGARGIVQPAVKCRGPEYLRIIYGPEYLAPQNLDRLRKRGISRKQSLSQREFVLGIEGLQRFVDREPLRRVHQCVFAVLATESTPVDPRL from the coding sequence GTGAGGATCGAAGTCCCCGCACTTTCTTTGATCGTACTCGTCGGGGCGTCCGGTTCCGGCAAGTCGACGTTCGCGAGAAAGCACTTTAAAGGGACCGAGATCGTGTCCTCGGACGCGTGCCGGGGCGTCGTCGACGACGACGAGAACAGTCTCGAAGCGACGAACGACGCCTTCGAACTGGTCCACTTCATCGTCGCGAAGCGCCTGAAACGCGGCAAGCTCACCGTCGTCGATGCGACCAACGTGCAGCCCGATGCCCGGGCACCCCTCATCGAACTCGCCCGCCGGTTCCATGCCGTGCCCGTCGCGATCGTCATCGACACGCCCGAGCAAGTCTGCCACGCCCGGAACGCGGAACGGCCCGACAGGCAGTTCGGCCCGCACGTCGTCCGCAACCACGTCCGTCAGCTCAAACGTTCGCTCGGATCTTTGAGGAGGGAGCGGTTCAGGTACACGACCGTCCTGAAACCGGACGACTTGGACAGGGTCGAAGTCGTCAGGATCCCGCTCTGGACCGACCGGCGCGAGGAACGGGGGCCGTTCGACGTCGTCGGAGACGTCCACGGGTGTTTCGACGAACTCCTGGCCCTCTTGACAAAGCTCGGCTACACCGTCGACCCTCCGGCGCCTGTCCCTCGGCCGATGACGTCCGGCCGGTTCTACACCGTGGTCCCGCCCGAGGGACGGCGCGCCGTGTTCCTCGGCGACCTGGTCGACCGCGGCCCGGACTCGCCTTCCGTCTTGCGGCTGGCGATGGACATGGTGGCCTCCGGGACGGCGCTTTGCGTTCCCGGGAACCATGACGAGAAGCTGTCGAAGAAGCTGGCCGGCAAAGACGTGCAGGTGCGTCACGGCCTGGAACAGACGTTGGAGCAATTGGACGGTGCGTCGGACGACGCCCTCGCGGAACTCCGCACGTTCCTCGACGGCATGGTCAGCCATTTGGTGCTGGACGAGGGGCGGATCGTGGTCGCCCACGCGGGGATGCGCGAGGACATGCAGGGAAGGGCCTCCTCGGCCGTCCGGTCTTTCGCGCTCTACGGCGAGACGACGGGCGAGACCGACGACTTCGGCCTTCCCGTGCGTTTCGACTGGGCGAGCGAATACCGCGGGAAGGCCAAGGTCGTGTACGGCCACACGCCCGTGGTCGAGCCTGAATGGCTGAACCGCACGATCAACGTCGACACGGGATGCGTCTTCGGAGGACGGTTGACCGCCCTACGCTATCCCGAGGGCGATACCGTGTCCGTGGCGGCCAGGGAGACGTACAGCGAGCCGTCTCGTCCGATCGTGGCGACGGGAGGGCTCTCGGCGCAACACGAACTGGACGACGTCCTGGACGTCGGCGACGTGACCGGTAAGTGGATCGTCTCGACCGGTCTGGCCGGAAACCTGACCGTCTGGCCGGAGCAATCGGCGGCAGCGCTCGAAGTCATGAGCCGGTTCGCGGTCAATCCGAAGTGGCTCGTGTACCTGCCGCCGACGATGTCGCCGTGTGCGACGTCCGACCGCCCCGGATTCCTCGAGTATCCGCTCGAGGCCTTTTCGTACTTCCGGTCACAAGGCGTCGGATCGGTCGTCTGCGAAGAAAAGCACATGGGGTCGCGGGCCGTGGTCGTCGTGTGCCGCGACGAAACCGTCGCGATGCGGCGTTTCGGGATCGAGGCGAGCGGCTGCGGCATCGTGACCACGCGGACGGGCCGGGCGTTCTTCGATAGTCCCGAATTGAACGGTCGGGTGATCGATCGGCTCCGCAATGCGTTGGAGGTCGCCGGAACCTGGGACGTTTTGGGCTCGGACTGGGCTGTCCTTGACTGCGAACTGATGCCCTGGTCGGCAAAGGCAAAGGACTTGTTGGTGCGTCAATACGCTCCGACGGGCGCGGCCGCCTTGGCTGCTTCTAGGGCTGCTAGGGACGTCCTGCAAGCGGCAAGTGGACGTGGTGTCTCCGGTTTGGACGCCGACCAACAGGCATGGGAAGGGCGGGCACAAGCCGCCGAAAAGTTTATCGATGCCTACCGGAGGTACTGCTGGCCCGTGTCGTCGATCGACGACTACCGTCTCGCCCCGTTCCATATCTTGGCGTCGGAGGGGGTCGTCCATACGGACAAACCGCACGTGTGGCACATGGAGACCTCTGCGGCTTTTTGCGCTCACGACCCCTTGTTCGTCGCGACGCGCTATCGGACCGTCGACCTGGGGTCCGAACAGGACGTCAAGGACACCTGCCAGTGGTGGGAAGACCTGGTGGCCCGAGGCGGCGAAGGCATGGTCGTCAAGCCGTCCGATTTCCTCGTCCGTGGGGCGCGCGGGATCGTGCAGCCGGCGGTCAAGTGCCGTGGCCCGGAGTATCTGCGGATCATCTACGGCCCGGAGTACTTAGCGCCGCAAAACCTGGACCGGCTTCGAAAGCGTGGAATCTCGCGGAAGCAGTCCTTGTCCCAACGCGAGTTCGTCCTCGGGATCGAAGGTCTCCAGCGGTTCGTCGACCGCGAGCCCTTGCGCCGCGTTCATCAGTGCGTCTTTGCCGTGCTCGCGACGGAGTCCACGCCCGTGGATCCACGGCTCTGA
- the glmS gene encoding glutamine--fructose-6-phosphate transaminase (isomerizing) — protein sequence MCGIAGYVGPRNAVEVVYDQLKRLEYRGYDSAGIAFLNGGGGIKIVKKAGKLTELGKAIGDDVPEAHIAIAHSRWATHGGPTDENAHPHFDAFEDVALIHNGIIENYLELKGELVREGHVFHSETDTEVAAHVIGREFAKGVPLEEAVRRGVRLMRGAFAFVVFSKKEPRKFVAARNFSPLIVGLGNGENMVASDVPALLPYTRDVIYLEDDRVATITTEGVTVSDLDGKVLDVQTHHVDWDLDAAEKGGYEHFMLKEIHEQPEVVRGCLAGRIDESGRVRLEQVFSDQVWHGIDRINIIACGTAYHAGLMGKYLFEKMLRLPTDVFHSSEFRYSDPLLSPNSLAVFISQSGETIDSLAALRLCKGRRIRTLGIVNVVGSAIARECDRTIFTQAGPEISVASTKAYTAQCLVLELLALYIAQVREMPGVRVDELVNELRGFADRMETVLAVESQVAELAERFKEARLAFFLGRNADAHTTREGALKFKEIAYIPTQECPAGEMKHGPLALIERGTLAVFGATDADVREKLVSNMREVQARGGFAWALTTDDDASLDNVADTVTKVPTTKDPYLNALLSVIPLQMFAYYVAKIQGLEIDQPRNLAKSVTVE from the coding sequence ATGTGCGGAATCGCCGGCTACGTCGGGCCCCGGAACGCTGTGGAGGTCGTCTACGACCAGCTCAAGAGGCTCGAGTACCGTGGCTACGATTCGGCCGGGATCGCCTTTCTGAACGGTGGCGGCGGGATCAAGATCGTCAAGAAGGCCGGCAAGCTGACCGAGCTCGGCAAGGCAATCGGCGACGACGTTCCGGAGGCCCATATCGCCATCGCCCATAGCAGGTGGGCGACCCATGGCGGCCCGACCGACGAGAACGCCCATCCCCACTTCGACGCCTTCGAGGACGTGGCCCTGATCCACAACGGCATCATCGAGAACTATCTGGAACTGAAGGGCGAGCTCGTGCGCGAGGGCCACGTGTTCCATTCCGAGACCGACACGGAAGTAGCCGCCCATGTGATCGGCCGCGAGTTCGCCAAAGGCGTTCCGCTCGAAGAGGCCGTCCGAAGGGGAGTCCGGCTCATGCGCGGGGCGTTCGCGTTCGTCGTCTTTTCCAAGAAGGAGCCGCGCAAGTTCGTGGCGGCGCGGAACTTCAGCCCGCTGATCGTCGGACTCGGAAACGGGGAGAACATGGTCGCGAGCGACGTACCCGCGCTGCTTCCGTATACGCGCGACGTGATCTATCTCGAAGACGACCGTGTCGCGACGATCACGACCGAAGGCGTGACCGTCAGCGACCTCGACGGCAAAGTGCTCGACGTCCAGACCCACCACGTGGACTGGGACTTGGACGCGGCCGAAAAGGGCGGCTATGAGCACTTCATGCTCAAAGAGATCCATGAGCAGCCCGAGGTCGTCCGTGGCTGCCTCGCCGGGCGGATCGACGAAAGCGGTCGGGTCCGTTTGGAGCAGGTCTTCAGCGACCAGGTCTGGCACGGCATCGACCGGATCAACATCATCGCCTGCGGTACCGCGTACCATGCCGGCCTCATGGGCAAGTACCTCTTCGAGAAGATGCTCCGCCTGCCCACCGACGTCTTCCACTCGTCCGAGTTCCGCTATAGCGACCCCCTCCTGTCGCCGAACTCCCTCGCCGTCTTCATCAGTCAATCGGGCGAGACGATCGATTCCCTGGCCGCGTTGAGGCTCTGCAAGGGGCGAAGGATCCGGACCTTGGGCATCGTCAACGTCGTCGGATCGGCCATCGCACGCGAATGCGACCGGACCATTTTCACCCAGGCAGGACCCGAGATCAGCGTCGCCAGCACGAAGGCTTATACGGCCCAGTGCCTCGTCCTGGAGCTCTTGGCGCTCTACATCGCACAAGTCCGAGAGATGCCGGGAGTCCGGGTCGACGAACTCGTCAACGAACTTCGCGGATTCGCCGACCGGATGGAAACGGTGTTGGCCGTCGAGTCTCAGGTCGCCGAGCTTGCGGAACGGTTCAAGGAGGCCCGACTCGCGTTCTTCCTTGGTCGCAACGCCGACGCCCACACGACCCGCGAAGGCGCCCTCAAGTTCAAGGAGATCGCTTATATCCCGACGCAGGAGTGTCCGGCGGGCGAGATGAAACACGGACCCCTCGCGCTGATCGAAAGGGGAACGCTCGCCGTCTTCGGGGCGACCGACGCGGACGTCCGGGAGAAGCTGGTCTCGAACATGAGGGAAGTCCAAGCCCGAGGCGGGTTCGCATGGGCTTTGACGACCGACGACGACGCGTCTCTCGACAACGTGGCCGACACCGTGACCAAGGTCCCCACGACAAAAGACCCCTACCTCAACGCGCTCCTCTCCGTGATCCCGTTGCAGATGTTCGCCTACTACGTCGCCAAGATCCAGGGCCTTGAGATCGACCAGCCCCGCAACCTGGCGAAAAGCGTCACCGTCGAGTGA
- a CDS encoding UDP-glucose/GDP-mannose dehydrogenase family protein: protein MKVAVVGTGYVGLVTGVVLADMGNDVLCIDNDPEKLEKLRNGVSPIFELGVDELLRSTIADGFFRVSDSIAEGTKHADVVFIAVGTPPGPDGTPDTTAVKAVAKEIGRNIDHYTVVVNKSTVPVGTVDLVTQIILDQGCPAEMFDVVSNPEFLREGTAVWDTKNPDRVVIGTRKPEAAAKLQELYAPLEKPTLVTDPYSAELIKYASNSFLAIKISFINAISRVCEAKGANVQDVAKGVGADSRIGPKFLQAGLGWGGSCLPKDVAGLIKIAEGCDYDFALLKAADDINKDQTQHFLRRMKKRLGGFQGKTVALLGLAFKPNTDDIRDAKSLEMIETLLAAGAKVQAFDPVATDNVRALWPQVEYVEHIYDVSDGADALVLVTEWNEFKSLDLARLGACMKQRVLFDGRRCYKKENAERAGFEYYTIGS, encoded by the coding sequence ATGAAGGTCGCCGTCGTCGGAACAGGTTATGTAGGGTTGGTGACGGGCGTCGTCCTTGCCGATATGGGCAACGATGTGCTCTGCATCGATAACGACCCGGAGAAGCTCGAAAAGCTCCGCAACGGCGTCTCGCCGATCTTCGAGCTGGGCGTCGACGAACTGCTCCGTTCCACCATCGCCGACGGCTTTTTCCGGGTCAGTGACAGCATCGCCGAGGGCACGAAGCACGCCGACGTGGTCTTCATCGCGGTCGGGACCCCTCCCGGCCCGGACGGGACGCCCGATACTACGGCCGTCAAGGCCGTCGCGAAGGAGATCGGCCGCAACATCGACCATTACACGGTCGTCGTGAACAAGTCGACGGTGCCCGTCGGGACGGTCGACCTGGTGACCCAGATCATCCTCGACCAGGGTTGCCCGGCCGAAATGTTCGACGTCGTCAGCAATCCGGAGTTCTTGCGCGAAGGGACCGCCGTCTGGGACACGAAGAACCCCGACCGCGTCGTCATCGGGACGCGAAAGCCCGAAGCGGCGGCCAAACTTCAAGAGCTCTATGCTCCTCTCGAAAAGCCGACGCTCGTGACCGATCCTTATTCAGCCGAGCTCATCAAGTACGCCAGCAACAGTTTCCTTGCCATAAAGATCAGCTTCATCAACGCGATCAGTCGCGTCTGCGAGGCGAAGGGCGCCAACGTGCAGGACGTCGCCAAAGGCGTCGGAGCGGACAGCCGCATCGGGCCGAAGTTCCTCCAGGCCGGCCTCGGATGGGGCGGTTCGTGCCTCCCGAAAGACGTCGCGGGCCTCATCAAGATCGCCGAGGGTTGTGATTATGACTTCGCGCTCCTCAAGGCGGCGGACGATATCAACAAGGATCAGACGCAGCACTTCTTGCGCCGTATGAAGAAGCGGCTCGGAGGCTTCCAAGGAAAGACGGTCGCCCTTCTCGGCTTGGCCTTTAAGCCGAACACCGACGACATCCGGGACGCCAAGTCCCTTGAAATGATCGAAACGCTCTTGGCCGCAGGCGCCAAGGTCCAGGCGTTCGACCCCGTCGCGACCGACAACGTTCGAGCCCTTTGGCCTCAAGTCGAGTACGTCGAGCACATCTACGACGTCTCGGACGGCGCGGACGCGCTCGTGCTGGTGACCGAGTGGAACGAGTTCAAGTCGCTCGACCTCGCCCGGCTCGGGGCTTGCATGAAGCAGCGGGTGCTCTTCGACGGCCGGCGGTGCTACAAGAAAGAAAACGCCGAGCGGGCCGGATTCGAGTACTACACGATCGGGTCGTAA
- a CDS encoding citrate synthase (catalyzes the formation of citrate from acetyl-CoA and oxaloacetate), whose amino-acid sequence MSATAYPNYSPGLQGIVAGITTVSEIDVETSSLTYRGINVHELAEHAVFEETAYLLLMGRLPNKSELSEFKARISNESVLPKEVLEALRQCPKNMHPMDRLKTVYSMLGAFDPDYKSEPTDHEANVRKAVRIVAKAGNAVAAAHRISEGLDPIDPSPDLGIAGNFMYQLKGEKPDEFVTKVMDASLTLYAEHGFNASTFASRVCVATLSDLYSGIVTGIGTLKGPLHGGANEEAMYMLMEIDKMGDAAKWTRDALAEKKKIMGFGHREYRIGDSRAAYMSRLGKEIGQRAGDTHWGDIAETMEKIMWDEKKLFPNVDFPSAYAYYLLGIPIPLYTPIFVIARTTGWCAHMIEQLDNNRLIRPTCIYEGPKVTEFVPLDQR is encoded by the coding sequence ATGAGCGCCACCGCCTATCCGAACTACAGCCCCGGTCTGCAGGGGATCGTCGCCGGCATCACGACCGTCAGCGAGATCGACGTCGAAACGTCGAGCCTGACGTACCGGGGGATCAACGTCCACGAGCTGGCCGAGCACGCGGTCTTCGAGGAGACCGCCTACCTGCTCCTCATGGGGCGGCTCCCGAACAAGTCCGAGCTGTCCGAGTTCAAAGCCCGCATCTCCAACGAGAGCGTCTTGCCAAAGGAAGTGCTGGAAGCCTTGCGCCAGTGCCCGAAGAACATGCATCCGATGGACCGGCTCAAGACCGTCTATTCGATGCTCGGTGCGTTCGATCCGGACTATAAGTCCGAGCCCACCGACCATGAGGCCAACGTCCGCAAGGCCGTCCGCATCGTGGCCAAAGCCGGAAACGCCGTGGCCGCAGCCCACCGGATCAGCGAGGGCCTGGACCCTATCGATCCGAGTCCGGACCTTGGCATCGCCGGCAACTTCATGTACCAACTGAAGGGCGAAAAGCCGGACGAGTTCGTGACCAAGGTCATGGACGCGAGCCTTACGCTCTACGCCGAACACGGGTTCAATGCTTCGACTTTTGCCTCCCGAGTCTGCGTCGCCACCCTGAGCGACCTCTATAGCGGCATCGTCACGGGCATCGGCACCCTCAAAGGCCCTCTTCACGGCGGCGCCAACGAAGAGGCCATGTACATGCTGATGGAGATCGACAAGATGGGCGACGCGGCGAAGTGGACGCGCGATGCCTTGGCCGAAAAGAAGAAGATCATGGGCTTCGGCCACCGCGAGTACCGCATCGGAGACTCCCGCGCGGCATACATGAGCCGGCTCGGCAAAGAGATCGGACAGCGCGCCGGGGACACGCACTGGGGCGACATCGCGGAAACGATGGAGAAGATCATGTGGGACGAGAAGAAGCTCTTCCCCAACGTCGACTTCCCCAGCGCCTACGCCTACTACCTGCTCGGCATCCCGATCCCGCTCTACACGCCCATCTTCGTCATCGCCCGCACCACCGGCTGGTGCGCCCACATGATCGAACAGCTCGACAACAACCGCCTCATCCGGCCGACGTGCATCTACGAGGGCCCCAAAGTGACGGAGTTCGTCCCGCTCGACCAGCGCTGA
- a CDS encoding PEP-CTERM sorting domain-containing protein — MQRTLCLVGLLALAVASRATFTVATFSDPALDATTPLFTWDTTNNTLEGAWSGNGMTVDTPGFTGGGSVANAHFDMKPVQLTTIVAGTLYQMSAGQILFYTNDINNPFFTVDFDGGLFLNPLSSSAATQAGNVVDFSGPNVPANLIQEAFAYSFANPTQVGDKWTYTASFTSSADVVPEPASMVALGAGIVALARRRRKA, encoded by the coding sequence ATGCAAAGGACACTGTGTTTGGTCGGACTGCTTGCTCTGGCTGTCGCAAGCCGCGCCACGTTTACCGTCGCGACCTTCAGCGACCCAGCCCTCGACGCCACTACCCCGCTGTTCACGTGGGACACCACCAACAACACGCTTGAGGGTGCTTGGAGCGGCAACGGCATGACCGTCGACACCCCCGGTTTCACGGGTGGCGGTTCGGTGGCCAACGCCCACTTCGACATGAAGCCTGTCCAGTTGACGACGATCGTCGCCGGAACGCTCTACCAGATGAGCGCGGGCCAGATCCTGTTCTACACGAACGACATCAACAACCCGTTCTTCACCGTCGACTTCGACGGCGGCCTCTTCCTGAACCCGCTGAGCTCGAGCGCAGCGACCCAGGCCGGCAACGTGGTCGATTTCTCGGGCCCGAACGTCCCGGCGAACCTGATCCAGGAAGCGTTCGCGTACAGCTTCGCCAACCCGACGCAAGTCGGTGACAAGTGGACGTACACCGCGTCCTTCACCTCCTCGGCCGACGTCGTGCCGGAGCCGGCCAGCATGGTCGCCCTCGGCGCCGGCATCGTGGCCCTGGCCCGCCGCCGCCGCAAAGCCTGA